Proteins encoded within one genomic window of Chlorobaculum sp. MV4-Y:
- a CDS encoding NYN domain-containing protein → MEHSRETIAMLIDADNSPSDKIDFVLAEMAKYGVVNIRRAYGNWKSHSLKGWEDKLHDYAIRPIQQFDYTKGKNATDMAMTIDAMDLLFSKKLDAFCIVSSDSDFTPLVMRILSEGLNVYGFGQKSTPSPFVNACSTFLYLDSFAGEKEPAKSDSFRRKSSHELRSDGKLRTLLLNAVDSAQEEDGWSNLAKIGKNIANQASFDPRNYGYKRLSDLIRSIDMFDIEFRNNHSELYIRDKRKGRKPEALPAEAPAVAPVSPEIQPLDLAAPQPAAAEDVSTTPVAAEPVAEKLVASEPEPPKPVASEPEQATPTAPEPVKPEVAAAEPVTVVPIADEPEATAPAAPEVPEPATAETPVVKAKPAKRTVSRSSRSRSKSVKAAAKPAPSPEPPAEIPAEPAPEPVAAAEPEPVQPSAEAPAPEKKPRRPARRRPARKKSEAATEE, encoded by the coding sequence GCCTACGGCAACTGGAAGAGCCATTCGCTGAAGGGATGGGAGGACAAACTGCACGATTACGCCATCCGCCCGATCCAGCAGTTCGATTACACCAAGGGCAAGAACGCCACCGACATGGCGATGACCATCGACGCAATGGACCTGCTCTTTAGCAAAAAACTCGATGCCTTCTGCATCGTGTCGAGCGACAGCGATTTTACGCCGCTCGTGATGCGTATTCTCTCGGAAGGTTTGAACGTGTACGGCTTCGGGCAGAAATCGACGCCTTCGCCCTTCGTGAACGCCTGCTCGACCTTTCTCTATCTCGATTCGTTCGCTGGCGAGAAGGAGCCTGCCAAAAGCGACAGCTTCCGCCGCAAGAGCAGCCACGAGTTGCGGAGCGACGGCAAGCTGCGGACGCTGCTGCTCAACGCCGTTGACAGCGCCCAGGAGGAGGATGGCTGGTCGAATCTCGCCAAGATCGGCAAGAACATCGCCAACCAGGCGTCATTCGATCCGCGAAACTACGGCTACAAGCGACTCTCCGATCTGATTCGTTCCATCGACATGTTCGATATCGAGTTCCGCAACAACCACTCCGAACTCTACATCCGCGACAAACGCAAGGGGCGCAAACCCGAAGCGCTGCCCGCTGAAGCCCCGGCGGTAGCGCCTGTTTCGCCGGAGATTCAGCCACTCGATCTAGCCGCCCCGCAGCCTGCTGCCGCCGAGGATGTATCGACAACTCCTGTTGCAGCGGAACCCGTCGCTGAAAAGCTGGTCGCTTCGGAGCCGGAACCGCCAAAACCTGTCGCGTCAGAGCCGGAACAGGCGACGCCAACTGCGCCTGAACCAGTCAAGCCTGAAGTCGCCGCGGCCGAACCTGTTACCGTCGTTCCAATTGCCGACGAACCAGAGGCCACTGCGCCAGCCGCGCCTGAAGTGCCGGAGCCTGCCACCGCAGAGACCCCCGTCGTCAAAGCCAAGCCCGCGAAGCGCACCGTGTCCCGCTCGTCGAGATCGAGATCGAAGAGCGTCAAAGCCGCCGCGAAACCCGCCCCGTCGCCGGAACCGCCAGCGGAGATTCCCGCCGAACCAGCCCCGGAACCGGTGGCCGCCGCCGAACCCGAGCCTGTTCAGCCATCAGCCGAAGCGCCCGCACCAGAGAAAAAGCCCCGCCGCCCCGCCCGCCGCCGCCCCGCCCGCAAAAAGAGCGAAGCTGCAACTGAAGAATAG